The Thermocrinis ruber genomic sequence AGAACTTCTCCGCAAAAGCCAGGGCAGATTGGGCAACCTTTAGGTTGTCTTGGGCAACCAACAGCTCCTCGTAAGTCCTCTTTACCTCAAGCTGGACCTTATCCAAGAGGTCTTCATACTCTTTTTGTGCCTTCAGCTCCAAAGCACCAAAGGAGAGCTCCTGATAGTATGGTCTTATACCCTGAAAGCTCAGGACAACGCCACCCACAATACCAAACACACCCTTTGGTTTAATGTTGGGATTTTGGTCTGAGTAGGTATAAACTCCCTCCACAAAGAGCTTTGGGAAAAACTGGCTTTTGGCAATGCCCCTTTGTGCCCTAAAGGCTTCTATGGCTTGCCTTTGGGCCTTGAGAATGTTTCTCTCCTTTGCCCTTTGCAAATAGAACTCCAAAGGTTTCACATCCACCTCTGCCTTTGGCTCTTCCAAGTTTAAAAGTTTTTCCTCGGGTATGCCAGAAAGTCTGGAGAGGTTTGCCAGGGCAACCCTGTAATCCCCCTGTGCCTTTCTTAGGTCTCTTTCCACCTCCGCCAGACGCACCTTTGCCTGCAGAACATCCGTTATGGCAACAAGACCCTTCTGATAGAAAGCTTCCGCAGTCTGAACCTGAAGCAAAACCGCAGACCTCTGTTTCTCTATGGCGGAAACCACACCCTTTGCGGAGAGCACATCCAGGTATGCGGAGATAACATCAAGCTTTAAGCTTTCCACCTTCTCTTTCAGTAAAAATTCCTTGCTTTTTAGGTTTGAACTTGCCAAGGCAACGGAGAAGTTTCTGGCAAACCCATCAAAGACCGTATATCTGAGCCCCGCCTGAAAGGTCTGATAAGATCTTTTGGCACTTTCCACTCGCAACCCGCTGAAGATGGGTATGTTGAAGGTCTGCTTTTCAAAGTTGTAGGTGTAGGTGTATGTAAAAAAGAACTCGGGCAAAAAGAGCTGCTTTTCTGCAGAAAGTGATAGATCGGCAGACCGTAGCTCTTGCCTTAGGGCTGAAAGTTCAGGGTTTTTCTCCAAAGCCCTTTGAATAACTTCAGACAACCCTATTGCCCAAGCTTGATGGATTAGAAAAACCAAAAAAACAAAGATTCTAAGCATTTTTTAGCCCTCTAAAGAGTACCTTCACACCCTCTTGCGCTAAGCTTTTTACCCTCTCCAAATCTGGCTCCTTTTCCCTAAAAACATACTCAAGTATCAACATTCTCAAAAATCCCGCATACAAATTAACTATATTTTCTGCGTTTTTGTAGGTTATCTCTCCCCTTTGAATAGCCCTATCCACCATTTTGGTTAACAGTTCCCTCAAGTGGGCTATTTTGGTGTAATAAAGCTCCCTAAATTCTTCATTGGTTCCCACCAGTTGGAAGAGAAAAATTTGGGCTATATGCCTGTTTTGGTATATATCCTCCAAAAAAACCTTGGCGTATTCAATCAGTGCATCCTCCAAGGGCAAATCCCTCTCCAAAAAACCCTCCAACCTTTTCACAATGTTTAAATGCATCTCCTCTACCAAGCTTTTAAATAACTCCTCTTTGCTTTTGAAGTAAAAGTAAAAGGTGCCCTTGGAGAACCCTGCGCTTTCCACAATGTCCTCCACACTGGTGGCGTAATAACCCTTTTGAGAAAAGAGTATCTTTGCAGATTCAAGTAGCCTTTCCCTTGCAGAACTCATTGTATAAGCCTTTCCAAGCTTGCCAAGGAGGAGTTATATTGATAAAGAAGAAGATAATAATTTGCCAAGAGGTTGTTGTAGTTTGCCCTTGCCTCCAAGACCTCCAACTGACTGCCTACTCCCAGTCTGTATCTCTCGGTGGATAACCTCAAGCTCTCCTTGGCGAACTCTAAAGAACTCTGCACTGCCCTTATTTGAGCCTTGAGGGAATTTATGGAAAGTAGTGTGCTCCTTAACCTTGCCTTAAGGTCGTACTCTAACTGCAATAGGTTTTCTCTCTGTTTGAGAAGGTCCAACTCCGCCTCCGATATTTCCGCTTTCCTTGAAAAGCCATCAAAGATCAGGTAATTGATGCTCACTCCAAAGGAGTAGCCCTTTAGCCAATCGGTATCTCCAACGGGCGACCTTTTGCCCGTGAACAGCTGAT encodes the following:
- a CDS encoding TolC family protein; its protein translation is MLRIFVFLVFLIHQAWAIGLSEVIQRALEKNPELSALRQELRSADLSLSAEKQLFLPEFFFTYTYTYNFEKQTFNIPIFSGLRVESAKRSYQTFQAGLRYTVFDGFARNFSVALASSNLKSKEFLLKEKVESLKLDVISAYLDVLSAKGVVSAIEKQRSAVLLQVQTAEAFYQKGLVAITDVLQAKVRLAEVERDLRKAQGDYRVALANLSRLSGIPEEKLLNLEEPKAEVDVKPLEFYLQRAKERNILKAQRQAIEAFRAQRGIAKSQFFPKLFVEGVYTYSDQNPNIKPKGVFGIVGGVVLSFQGIRPYYQELSFGALELKAQKEYEDLLDKVQLEVKRTYEELLVAQDNLKVAQSALAFAEKFFELSKEQYANQIISQRELLEAEASLTKARVDSVIAYYQFLKQYYRLLVVSGLGVEP
- a CDS encoding TetR/AcrR family transcriptional regulator, with translation MSSARERLLESAKILFSQKGYYATSVEDIVESAGFSKGTFYFYFKSKEELFKSLVEEMHLNIVKRLEGFLERDLPLEDALIEYAKVFLEDIYQNRHIAQIFLFQLVGTNEEFRELYYTKIAHLRELLTKMVDRAIQRGEITYKNAENIVNLYAGFLRMLILEYVFREKEPDLERVKSLAQEGVKVLFRGLKNA